Proteins found in one Arthrobacter pascens genomic segment:
- the mmsB gene encoding multiple monosaccharide ABC transporter permease yields the protein MSALRESLGFLTSRLRQVGIFVALILIVLLFQVLTDGILLQPQNVSNLVVQNSYILILAIGMVMVIIAGHIDLSVGSVAGFIGAVAGVMMVHWGWAWWLAIPACLLVGALVGAWQGYWIAYVGIPAFIVTLAGMLIFRGLTLITLKNQQITPFPSELRALGGGFLPDISGGTSVLEWLTVILGVGATLALVIQALKERRIRKKFDLENEPMAWFATKTTFVALLMLTITFLLASYRGTPIVLIVLAVLVIVYTALMNNSVFGRHVYAIGGNLHAAELSGVKTKAVTFRLFVNMGVLAALAGLVFTARLNSAQPAGGTGFELDAIAAAFIGGAAVQGGIGTVAGAMIGGLIMGVLNNGMSILGLGTDYQQLIKGLVLLLAVGFDIFNKNRTGGGGSSIGKKFKFRTTPPATTESKPPAESKTEAKDRPVTVSAAKPE from the coding sequence ATGTCCGCCCTACGAGAATCCCTCGGCTTCCTGACAAGCCGCCTCCGGCAGGTTGGCATCTTCGTCGCCCTGATCCTGATCGTCCTGCTGTTCCAGGTCCTCACCGACGGAATCCTTCTGCAGCCGCAGAACGTCAGCAACCTTGTGGTCCAGAACAGCTACATCCTCATCCTGGCAATAGGCATGGTGATGGTGATCATTGCCGGCCACATCGACCTCTCCGTGGGTTCGGTCGCCGGCTTCATCGGCGCCGTGGCCGGCGTCATGATGGTCCACTGGGGATGGGCCTGGTGGCTGGCCATCCCGGCCTGCCTCCTGGTCGGCGCGCTGGTGGGGGCCTGGCAAGGCTACTGGATCGCGTACGTTGGCATCCCGGCGTTCATCGTCACGCTGGCCGGCATGCTGATCTTCCGCGGCCTCACCCTGATCACCCTGAAGAACCAGCAGATCACCCCGTTCCCGTCCGAACTGCGTGCCCTGGGCGGCGGCTTCCTCCCTGACATCTCCGGCGGCACGTCGGTCCTGGAGTGGCTGACTGTCATCCTGGGCGTCGGAGCCACCCTTGCCCTGGTCATCCAGGCACTCAAGGAACGCCGGATCCGCAAGAAGTTCGATCTCGAGAACGAACCCATGGCGTGGTTTGCCACCAAGACCACGTTCGTCGCACTGCTCATGCTGACCATCACGTTCCTCCTCGCCAGCTACCGGGGCACACCCATCGTCCTCATTGTCCTGGCCGTCCTGGTGATCGTGTACACGGCCCTGATGAACAACAGCGTCTTCGGCCGGCACGTCTACGCGATCGGCGGAAACCTGCACGCGGCAGAGCTCTCCGGCGTGAAAACCAAAGCCGTCACCTTCCGGCTCTTCGTCAACATGGGCGTCCTGGCCGCACTCGCCGGCCTGGTCTTCACTGCCCGCCTGAACTCCGCACAGCCCGCCGGCGGCACCGGCTTCGAACTGGACGCCATCGCCGCAGCCTTCATCGGCGGCGCCGCCGTCCAGGGCGGCATCGGCACCGTGGCAGGAGCCATGATCGGCGGCCTGATCATGGGTGTGCTGAACAACGGCATGTCCATCCTGGGCCTGGGCACCGACTACCAGCAGCTCATCAAGGGGCTCGTCCTCCTGCTGGCCGTCGGGTTCGACATCTTCAACAAGAACCGCACCGGTGGCGGTGGAAGCAGCATTGGCAAAAAGTTCAAGTTCAGGACCACGCCTCCCGCCACCACTGAATCCAAACCGCCTGCGGAAAGCAAGACAGAGGCGAAGGACCGCCCTGTTACTGTTTCCGCCGCCAAGCCTGAATGA
- the mmsA gene encoding multiple monosaccharide ABC transporter ATP-binding protein, whose amino-acid sequence MNTPILQMRGITKTFPGVKALQDVTLEVNRGEVHAICGENGAGKSTLMKVLSGVYPHSSFDGDVLFENEPCDFSTINDSEKRGIVIIHQELALSPYLSIAENIYLGNEQAKNGWVDWRKTNLEAAKLLARVGLSENPITPVQHISVGKQQLVEIAKALSKEVKLLILDEPTAALNDEDSGHLLDLILHLKGQGITSIIISHKLNEIRKVADAVTIIRDGKTIETLRLDEGQITQERIIRGMVGRDLESLYPDRDPKIGEEVLRIEDWSVRHPQDHSRMVVHNASLNVRKGEVVGLAGLMGAGRTELAMSVFGRTYGTAMSGKVFKYGQEINTSTVSEAIRHGIAYATEDRKLYGLNLIEDIKRNISMAALRKLVKGGWVDSNQETVVANSYRKSMNIKAPSVAAITGKLSGGNQQKVVLSKWMFSDPDVLILDEPTRGIDVGAKFEIYTIIARLAAEGKAVIVISSELPELLGICDRIYTLSAGHITGEVPIAEASQETLMHYMTKEKE is encoded by the coding sequence ATGAATACACCCATTCTTCAAATGCGAGGAATCACCAAGACCTTTCCGGGCGTGAAAGCCCTGCAGGACGTCACCCTGGAAGTGAACCGCGGCGAGGTCCATGCCATCTGCGGTGAAAACGGGGCCGGGAAATCCACCCTCATGAAAGTCCTGTCCGGCGTCTACCCGCACAGTTCCTTCGACGGAGACGTCCTCTTCGAAAACGAACCCTGCGACTTCTCCACCATCAACGACAGCGAGAAGCGCGGCATTGTCATCATCCATCAGGAGCTCGCGCTGAGCCCGTACCTCTCCATCGCGGAGAATATCTACCTTGGCAACGAGCAGGCCAAGAACGGCTGGGTGGACTGGCGCAAAACCAACCTGGAGGCGGCCAAGCTGCTGGCCAGGGTGGGCCTGTCCGAAAATCCGATCACTCCTGTCCAGCACATCAGCGTGGGCAAGCAGCAGTTGGTCGAGATCGCCAAGGCGCTTTCCAAGGAAGTCAAGCTGCTCATCCTTGACGAGCCCACGGCGGCTCTCAACGACGAAGATTCCGGCCATCTGTTGGACCTCATACTCCACCTGAAGGGCCAGGGAATCACCAGCATCATCATCAGCCACAAGCTCAACGAGATCCGCAAGGTGGCGGACGCCGTCACCATCATCCGCGACGGCAAGACCATCGAAACGCTCCGGCTGGACGAAGGCCAGATCACGCAGGAACGCATCATCCGCGGCATGGTGGGCCGGGACCTGGAAAGTCTTTATCCGGACCGCGACCCCAAGATCGGCGAGGAAGTCCTCCGGATCGAGGACTGGTCCGTCCGGCACCCGCAGGACCACTCACGCATGGTGGTCCATAACGCCAGCCTCAACGTCCGCAAGGGCGAAGTGGTGGGCCTCGCAGGGCTGATGGGCGCCGGCCGGACGGAACTTGCCATGAGCGTCTTCGGACGCACTTACGGCACGGCAATGTCCGGGAAGGTGTTCAAGTACGGCCAGGAAATCAACACCTCCACCGTTTCGGAAGCCATCCGGCATGGCATCGCCTATGCCACGGAGGACCGCAAGCTCTACGGCCTGAACCTCATTGAGGACATCAAACGGAACATCTCCATGGCTGCGCTGCGCAAGCTGGTCAAGGGCGGCTGGGTAGACAGCAACCAGGAAACGGTGGTGGCCAACAGCTACCGCAAGAGCATGAACATCAAGGCGCCGTCGGTTGCCGCCATCACCGGCAAACTGTCCGGCGGCAACCAGCAAAAGGTGGTGCTGAGTAAGTGGATGTTCTCCGACCCGGACGTGCTGATCCTTGATGAACCCACCAGGGGTATCGACGTCGGCGCCAAGTTCGAGATCTACACGATCATTGCCAGGCTGGCGGCTGAAGGAAAAGCAGTCATCGTCATCTCGTCCGAACTGCCGGAACTCCTGGGGATCTGCGACAGGATCTACACCCTGTCAGCGGGCCACATCACCGGTGAGGTCCCTATCGCCGAAGCATCCCAGGAAACCCTTATGCACTACATGACCAAAGAGAAGGAATAG